TTAGTATTGGCACTGGCAAATCATTGTCGTCCTTATCACGTGACACGCGTCAGTTGTTGTGTTACGCGTCAGCGGAAGTAGTTTTTCAGTGTTTAGCACTCGCTGCATCTGCAATTGAACCAGTGGTAATATTTATTAACATCTTCAGTTATGAGATGTGTAATTAGTTGTGTGTTAGCATAAACAGCATGTTTAATTAAGCAGAACTGCTTTAGTGATCCTCGCGAAAGACCGGACATGATTGTAAATGACACGTAGCTGTGtttgcttttctattttttttttaccttgttttAATTGATATGTCAGTCAGCTTTTAAGAAAAACAACCAATCAGTACGTGGTTACAGATTGCAGGTAACGtgcatttcttttatgtttatcTAGTTTAAGGAAGACGGCTGCATGAATGGCGGCTGTAGATGATTTGCAGTTTCAAGGTGGGCATATTTTTATCATCAAATGCAAGCTTTTGTTAATTGCTTTAATGCCATTTGTGGCAGGTGCTTATTAAACTGAAGATTATACATCACTTTTGCTATGAAGGAGTCCATCTGTGTCGTATAAACAGATTTTAGAAAATGTTCTCGACTGACCATTTCTTATTTGCTACATACTTTGTGAAAATACTGTCATTGTTGCCAGTAATTAGTGTGCAAAATTTTAGGATTGTATCTTCAGGTTTTGGGCTACTAAAGTGGTACTAAAAATGACAGTGTTTTATATAGGTTATAGCTGTAACATGCTGGATGCATCGATTTTCTGGAATTGCTAAATTAGTATTCTGTGTCTTTAACCACTAATATAGTTGGTTCACAGTTGTATATTTGCTAGTTAATGGTTGCAGAAATTGTATTAAAAATCCCTTGCCCCTCTTTATGTCCACACTAAACAACATTGGATCTTTCATAGTTTAACAAACAACACTAAACTGTGATTTGCAAGTGTTTATATAAACAAATTCagttaaaatgcagttttataaCCTGGCATTGGCCTCTTTTgcagaaataattttattttacttataacACAAGGTAATATTGTCCAACCAGTGTATAAAATTCAGAGTTGTGGGTGGTCAGGGGCTTTTCAGGTAGCACTTGGGAAAAAGCAGGAAGCCACAAtgggtgggatgccagtcaaTCACATGGGCAAATTTAGTAATACTAGTTAACCTAACTTGTACAGCTTTCAGAATGTTGGAGAAAACTGAATTCCCCACAGGAAACCCCCCATGAGCATGGTTGGAATGTACAATCTCGGCACATTTCGTATCTTGCACATATCTGCAACAAtgtacaggattcaaaccaggaAGATAGATGCAAGCAGTAACACCagtaactactgtgccaccatgcagtCCATTCCATTTGTTGCCCTCCATCAATTGCTTATGTTTTATcattgcacaaagaacatttgcATGTATAGTATCTGAGTATAATGTTGCACATAATGTCAGCTATAAATACCCTACCAGCATTTAAATAAGATTTAGTTCTGGCCTGCCATTCCTaaattctctctttcttctttttaatctATTACATTATCTTGTGTGTTTTATGTGATTGTAATATTGCAAAGTATGATTTCATCTTTACTGTTTTAGCAGATGATCATATATTTTCTTCAGGCATTCTTTGGTTTGCTGTGAGATTTGTGTTTTGACTCACAGACCGCCAGGTTCACAGGCTTAGAAGCAGCAAAACAATTATAAACCACTATAGTTGCAACTCCATTCTTTGCAGTGGTTATAAGGCTCTTATTTTCAAAGGCCCCTTTTCCTTTCTGTCAAATGATGTCTTTTATTACAGCAAAATAACACCTAAGTGTCTAAAGCACATTGCTCCAACCAAATGCTTTCCAGAAAATTTCAGTTAtccttgtatattttttttttgagaatagaTTCTTCTTGTTCCTAACCTCGCGTGTAGTTACAGAATGTTGCTTTTCTTTCTGAGAGTTGATTTATGTGCCTTGATATTGTTTGAGCCATTAAGATGACTTTTCATTTTGTGCTAACCTGGGGCTGTTTGAGACCCCTTTAATTTTAGTCATCCGTTGGGTTGAGTTTGGTGGGATTGTCTTCCCTAGGTAGATTGCCAGTAATGTTGAAATGTCTTCATTTGTAGATGATGTGATATACTCTAGTGTGACTAACTTTAAGTTCCTTTGTAATTGCTTCTTAACCATAGTCATTGACTGTCTTTCATCTGAAGGCCTATGTAACACTGTGTCTCCCAAGGATCAAAGTAAATAATTTGGTTTGGTATCTTAAATCCCTTCACTTCCATGGGGCAACACTGATTTGAAAAGCTCCATATAAAAATTACTTAAACCAATCAAAGCCATAATTTGTCATTATAGTAAAGAAATTAGAGTGATTTTTTTAGACAGTGATCACTTATTAATTTGGTTTATAAAATATCACTATCGTAAACTGTCATTGTGGATATTTAAGACAATATCTGGTTCAATGTGCATTTCTTTGAAACCATGTATTTTAAAGTTATAATTTGCACTGCAGTATACAATGTTTGAGTAAGAAAATTACTGGGTGGttattatttagattttactTGACAGGTCTAGTCATTAGACAATCATCTTGTAGATTTATTTaatctttcttttactttaaaatctgTTTGCATCCATTgacattttaacttttatttggtAATTCAAAATCTttcaatttatctttttttttggacAGAGTTTGATGATGCAGAAAATTTGTTAGCAGTTAATCATGATGCCACAACCATTAGCATTGGTGATTCAAATGAAAATTCTAAAAAACAGCGGAAATCTTTCAGGAATGTTCCaaaagatgaagatgatgatCTTCTTGGCAATGAAGAGTCTGACAAAACTGAAGTAGGAGAAAACTTGTTAACTGCAGAATTTAAACCTGCTATGGattagatttaaatttttttttaatgtggttttTGCATTGTGAGACCTGTCTCTAATCAAAGTGGAAGAAATAAGACTTTccatcaaaatgattttattcacAGATTAGGCTAATTAATTAGCCTATGTTATAATAATGATTTTACctaataataaaggaaaaatgttttgctaGAAAATATTTCCTACAGTATCTTATGTGGGGTGGCACAGCACTGTAGTAGTAAGTGCTGCTGCTACTTTACATATCCAGCATCTTCCTTTTGCTGCTTTTTTCTTCCCAGAGATgtgtaggttaggttaactggtgattctaaattgtacctgtgtgtgtgtgtgtgtgtgtgtgtatatgtgtgtgtgtgtgttttgggggttTGGGGTTGTTTAGGGTTGCCTGTTGTTTTGCACCTAGCCTGGGAAATGGCAAGGTCTCCCTGTTCTACAGATTGTATTAGGCAATGTTATCTTATGTTAGCCAACAAACCCCCCCTTAGATGGTACCAATTTCTTaagactttggactgtgggagaaatcTGGAGTACACAGgtaaaaacccacacaaacaaagCTATAATTTGTCTGTAAATTTCTTAGACAGTGATCACTTATAAATAAACTTCAGTTAGACATCAGTTTTCAGCAAAATAATTGTATGTGTATCCATTTAGTTGTTTACTTGACtatcaattttgaaaaataaatatttttgcctttcatttaggaattattttttgatttttggaattTAATATATCTTGAGTATTACATGGATAATTTACACCAAATGTATTATAAATTCAGTTCTCCGCAACcttaaaagagaaaaagcagttgtGAACCTGGATTAATAAATATTCTTGTAGATTATGAAAGATCCAGATACATTTTTAGAGAATTACATGTAAGTTTAAAATAACCATCAGTTAGATCCTGTGtatatcatgtttttttttcttgtcacagTTACTTGCTGGTCAAAGAAAAAGTGCCCCCTTTTGGACATTTGAATACTATCAGACATTATTTGATGTCGATACATATCAGGTACCTTTTTAATAGACATATTCTGATTTTGTTTGTCCATATTTTAATGAATGTGTTAGATTACAATACACTTAGCAAATTAACAAGGAAAGTTGTAGAGAATAACTGCTATCGACTTATTTGCTTTTAGGTCTTGGATAGAATAAAAGGATCTGTTTTGCCAATACCTGGTAAAAACTTTGTTCGCCTGTACATTCGCAGTAATCCAGATCTGTATGGTAagcagacttaaaaaaaaaaaaaaaaaaaaaaaaaaaccacacacacatatatatatgatatttacatgtataacgtgtgtgtgtgtatatgtgtgtgtgtatatatatatatatatatatatactttagtTAGCTGGCTCATATGGACAAAATGGCTCTTATGCATGCCTTATTTTCTTAACTATTTAAGTATACAACAAACATAATGAAATTTTAATAGCAATTTTAACACCactttgtgatcaattttttagGTCCTTTCTGGATTTGTGCCACATTAGTATTTGCCATTGCCATTAGCGGAAATATTTCAAATTTCCTTTTACATGTTGGTGGACCCACATACCATTATGTGCCTGAATTTAGAAAaggtatatacatatttttacttgcacttttattttgatattgaCTAAATTGTTGTGGTACAGTAAgtttaaagatataaaaaataattactttttactGCATCTCTGTAATCATTGAGTAATTACTTTTAAAggataaattttgtattttttacatttcattgaatATCTGTTTTATTTCTAATGATTATATCAGTAAACTGGATATAAGTGAACTAAGTAAGGTTGCGCCAAACTTGTAATAATATGGTAATTAGCCAAGTGATCAGAATAATACCATTACTATTACAAGAACAAAATACCCTTTCTGGTTATGAAGGAAAACATCGTTAGGTTTCCACTAGGTTATggtgtttttatataaaatattccaTAATCCCATCAGCATCATGATCTTTTATAAGGGTAAAAGCATTGaacacttttttatattattctaaTACATGTTAATAGCGTTGTGAAAGGTTGTGTAACTTTCTTGCTATTTATCTCTTTTTTTAGGAATAAATTATATATGCcacacaaataaacaataatattagCAGTTCTTCAGAGGCTCATGTTTCTGCTCTAGCATGcaaaaactgtttaaataaaaaaagtgctattttgaaataatataaaCATTTCACCTTATTCCCCATTATATATTTACTGCACTTATTTAgtcaaatttgtatttttcattgcaAAAATAGTTCTGTATGTCCATTAAACATTATTTCATCAGTTATCATAAAAAGGTAATTGattaaatatttctaattttaaactgcattagataggcagtgtggtgtagtggttaagacgttggtcttcaaatcctgctactgacactgtgtgacaatgagcagttcacttcacctgcctgtgctctaatttgaaaaaaaaagaaatgcaaccagttttatctcaaatgctgtaagttgccttggataaaggtgtcagcaaaataaatattattattattatagtattcatttttattctgtgcacaatgtaaacttgttttaaaaaactattgagttttattttgttttttttcagtaactATTGCTGCAACTGCTATCTACTGCTATGCATGGCTTGTTCCCCTTGCACTGTGGGGTTTTCTGATGTGGAGAAACAGCAAAGTCATGAACATAGTCTGTTATTCCTTTCTGGAGATTGTATGTGTCTATGGATATTCACTGTTTATTTATATCCCTACAGCAGTAAGTAGCCTGTTTGGTAGTCAATTATAAAGGTTACATGAATCATGTTGAATTTAGATTAgagtagataaactttattaattccaaggagaAATGCAGATGCCTACGGcagtagaaatataaaaaaaacaaagatagagactcacaggacaaataataaaatcaatcaataggtagataaataataaatgtatatttgtacAGAAATAGCAAATTAgagaaagcattgaattgcctgatagcagtaggTAGTAAAGATCCCTGTATTCTTTAGCACACCGTGGGGGATAAGAccatggctaaaagtgctccaagtaAGCCCTTCCTGGAAGGgatggaggagatttttcatgatgccATCCAGTTTtgtcaccatcctcttttctacagTAGCTTCCAGAGTTAGCCCTGTAATAgagcaggctttcttgataaatttgttcaggcattgtgcaccCTTTGAATTCAAGTtgtttccccaggagaccacagtgtagaacaaAACACTGGTTTTCATATGAATAATTTTTcagtacatttacagtatgttgtatAGATTATTTTCTCAAGTTGCATAGTTCCTTGTCAATGCaactttgtacattttaaatgagtcattaaaaataaagctatacagtcatccctcacctattgcgggggttacgttccagaacccccccaaccgtgaaaggtgaaaatccgtgaagtaaaaaaacatatgtttatatggttatttttatatattttaagcccttataaactcttcccacactcataaacatttcccgcacagttgtACAGCATAAAccttttgtattctcttagatattaggtaagattcgttgaaattatgtatgtaaacacactgtttatatacagtaaaacctaaatattatagaTATCGAGCGTCTGCGATATCACATCTGTtacatgttatgttacagccattacaatagacaggccaccatcaataaatacgtacagtGCAAgataaattgtatacagtaaaatgtgtgtacagtgacactaaacgtacatacatgtactaagtactgtacatagaaaatgaattatggttactcaccaacaatgacacaatgacttgtccgataatgatgagtttaattttactgcacaacaaaggagagcgttacagctcttctaaaggagcctcttcaggcgactgtgtagcactgccgttgttcttcttccggcagtcttcaatccaaatccctaaagcagattccatccagactaccgaCTTATTACGTCTACTTACAACTTGTTTTGCGcgctggttaaaggacactgcggccgtagatcttatattcttttcctcctttttaaataaaaagaatcgtggactccttgatgccgtaatggcatcctacagcggtgtagctgttcccttccttcaacatatccaaaacttttaccttttcggcaatcgttagcatcttccgttggcgcttgggcacggcccctgaagcagtagcaggagcagattgttttggcgccataacgaagggcttgactatgcacaaagataaacacaaaagagcacaaaagttaactctttataCAGCGaaacacgttaatgctgaatgagcgagatgagacttcctggttaacgcagcggaatcgaatttggcgctccatcgctgagccaatcagcacacaggaacttaagtgtgtgctctgattgggtagcttctcagccatccgccaatagcgtcccttgtataaaatcaactgggcaaaccaactgaggaagcatgtaccagaagtaaaaacacCCATTGTCCaagcagaaacccgcgaagcagcgaaaaatctgtgttatatatttagatatgcttaacatatatataatatagagtgaagccatgaaagtcaaagcgcgatatagcgaaggattactgtagtacacaatttaaatatgaatatatgCACAAAATACTTTAGACTTTTAAGTGTTCAATACTCTTAATTGCTTTCTCCTGTATTGCTTTCTCCTTTGTTTTGGGATTTTTTACTTGAACATACACTTTTGCATTATTGAAGTCTTTATCTTTGAAATATCTTCTTTGATAGGTATTATGGATTATACCCCTTGAATGGCTGAGATGGGTTTCTGTTGTATGTGCCATGTGTCTGTCAGGATCAGTTTTGGTATTGACATTTTGGCCTGCTGTTCGTGATGATCAACGGCGTATTGCTGTTGCTACTGTGTCAGCCATTGTAATTCTTCATGCCCTTCTGGCTATTGGCTGTAAGGTATGTAGATAAgaatatgaaatttattttaaaatacagtatgtagcaaCCAAGTTGGAAGAGTACACTTACATTTCTGCAGATTGAAGAAAAAGCtaaatgattttttctttctcttacctTTGATGCAATTTTGAACAGACATATTTTTTTGATCCCCCTGAAGCTGGTAATCAGATTCAGTCTCCTCTTCCCTCAACAAGTAATGTGACAATAAAATCTGCGAGTCAGAAAACATAAATGGTTTAGGTAAGCTACATAAAACTATTAAAGTTTGTTTGGATTCTAGGTTTTAATGACAGTTTACATGGAAATGTTTTAAAGCACtcctaattatccatccatccattttctcgcCTGTAATTTAGAATTTTGGGGTGCCAGTCCCCCAAAGGACATAGATAGAATCACAATGAACCAGTTTAGAGTGGCTAGTTAGTTacatttaatgaatgttttatgTGAATAACAGCTATGTGAATATGAGGTATATCCAGCAACTTGTAATATGGAgagctatttttaatatgttaatgattatgttaacattattattcattaaATGCAGCATTGTGGCCTAACAGATAGTATAACTCCATTTCAGTGCATGGGTTCTGGTTCAGCTTCTGAGTTTACATGTCCTTGGTAGTGTCTATATGTTTTTTTCACAGGGATCAAGGTTTTATGTGacagtaaaaatatgttttagttaGTTAGCATTCTCATCTATAAATACATAACCAGAAATAGGAAAGTTTGGTTGTGCATGTCAATTTCCAATGCATTGGAGTAATGTCCCAATTAAGACTAGCTCTGCCTTGGGCCTAATGCTGCTAGTATAGGTGTTGGCTCCATACTACCGTACTTACAAGATGGGTGGTTTccgaaaatgaatgaattgatatTGTGTTAGccttatttttatacattgtttAAGTGAAAACATGAACATATTTAATTCTAAGAGGGTTTGTTGGTATGTAACATTGATGTGTCATTAAATGTATAACAGAGGTGTATTTTCCCTTGTACATTTTCTGCAGGTTCCAGAGGTGGTTGCCTTAATTTTGGGAAAAAATAAGAAGGGTTACATGGTAGATGCATGTTTGGATCGATACCATTAATGGAAACTGAACGTGGCATTAGAGCAGATAAATGCCATTTTATAGCATTATCCAAATTACAATATTAGGACAGTTTTGAGAAGAAAAGGCCATCCAACCTAACAAAGTATCTCAGTCctttcacctaatttctccaaaataacatgaagtggaggtttgaaggtccttaaagacTACTACCTACCACACCACTTAGTAACTTTTTCCAATTATATAAAATCATTGTAAAAGGAACATTAAATGCagtttcaattatttattatgtgATATAAAGTATATTTTAGCCAAATTGTTTTGTACAAATTATGTTACACAGCAAGCTCAACTGTAATAAATATGTATTGTACTACAGTTCCGTATATCACGACTTCTTGTTGTATTTTTGACTGTATTGATAATTTCATGTGTGTATCTTTAGTTCAtgcaattaaagtttttttttctgtaaaagtaATCTCTTTAAAAAACATTCTTAAATAAACATGTATTATTAAATTTGTAAAGTTGGTTTTGGTAATGGAACTGCTTTTAATCGTATCCAGGAGGAAAAAGCTATAAGCAGCAAATGTTTGCTGTTCATGCCATACTAAACCACAACTATATTGCTtacaaaaatttatttttgtagattaattttattgtcattttttaaaggTTTCTAATTAGAAATCTTACATTTGTTATTTGTAATGATTTTATCCTAGTTTGtaccttttaaaaataacttttaaaagtgTTATACATTCAATCTGGATATTATGAGAttccataaaaaataaactttattatgaAAAGTCTAAAGTCTGGTTTATACTTGCCGCTTGAAGCCTGTaaccaaaacacatttttacttgtTCCAGCCCATTCAATTGACACGTTGATAGTCTCCTAGTCAATAAGGGACAGTATTTGGTCAATGTTGTAGCAGAGAATGTGAAACTCTGCTTTTGCAAGAGCAGTTGTGCATTCTTTTACTGACTTTAAGAAGGTGAAATGCCAGACCCATTGACTAAAAGCGGTAGAGGAAGGTCAAGTAAAATATTCCCCTAGAGCGTAATATTCTTTTACATGATGAGCAGAtccattacaaatgtttttggatgtcttcattgtgttttgatgacctgttgcTTCATTTTCAACAATTCATTCATCATTCTGGTACCCATGTAACCAGCCACTCTTAGCCGTGTGATGGGGCGTGTCTCCAAGTCTGACTTCATTTTTGTcaagtataaaccagcctttaAGAGTTTCAGATATGCTTTAGTAAGAGCCCAGCTTTCAGTGACATGGTTTGTATgattacagaaataaatacaaatttttttaatctgaatttTGAGTCCTAAACCGTCTACATAGTATTCTTTAGAGTTCTGATGTGGCCATACTCACATAACTTGCAGTGCCTTTACAAAGTATACATGAGCCAGGGTCAAATTATCTGTGTTGGTCATGTCTCCCAAGGCTTAACACTAGCAGGATCAAACatgggagaaaacaaaaacacttttaatGCTGGTTTAACTTGAGATATACAAAACCCCATAGAAATAAAAGAGCATATCATTAACATTGTCAGAACAAGAGTCTCAATGACTGGAACATGTGCAATATTCTTGTCTTTGGCTAAGGTGTTAATTGTCTAACCATGTCCAGATAGTTTTGGTTCAGAGAAAAGGTCCAAAGGCTGGATGACTGAAAGACTTTGAACAAGACAGTGTTCAAATGTTAAACCATTGTAATAGTCCTGAGAACAAGTAAGCAGCAACATGCTCAATCTTCTTTAAGGTCTGGGCTCTCTGAGTAGGCCTCACCCCTGGCTGTCTAGGCCATAACTCGTAATGCAATTTTCAAGAatacacaggcccaaaaatgaGACAAAGgcctttaaagttcaaaatagcaaaaatgcCCTCCAAAGCATAGAGGAAAACTGTTGGAAACTTCTGGTTCAGGACAGGCAATACAAacattctttatatttaaagaatctatttaaaaaagattactgttttgtcttggtagggtaatatattgctctactttccccttttgtattattaatatgtagcctttgtcagaatgcctcaaatctcccagacttaccactgtttataaggtactgtaccatataacatctccccacattcccttctacatttataacctcaggcaataatgtgtagtaaaagacaagctggAGTTGagttataatttaaataatgtattattgataatattcataaataataatatgcaaagtacatttgaatattggcaaccatacaacctgataaatggtgatgtgtagtttcaggcagaaCACAGACTTGctatttacttaaaatgtctctagttaaggcatcattttgtagtccgctttcttcagaacaggctacatgcctgtctcaatatggctgacAAGCTGTGctattcattgtgttgtccttttcagttcatggtgtgagatggtctttcatcagtttggtaagagaaagagagggggtaaagcaagcaaatctatagattttctgtccaacccctaaagccaataggatgtcatggtacttaaaggcttctgatacaagacagttccaaacagccatacttcacaccaatggggggatagaacatcttcacacctgccctccaaaccatgtgttaaggtaaacCTTGGctgttaggcagcctggctttcccgTGGGGGTTGactgaaagactttagcagagaaatattggtcaaacttgtttgaggcacttccccccccAACCCGGTTGTAacattacaaagagactcattcctgaAAGGGGGTAAGGgattcttaaaccatcaaaccattgctgttattatctataatgtatcactaatattacattgctttgtctaagttacaaataaagacatacaaaatatcaacttgtatgcaaaatttcacatcacaacaattacaaaaaagagcaaaggaaaattaaagcaGAACAAATGGATCAAAAAtagatttttccttttattatgacATCCATTAGAGAATACAATGTACAAAAGAGGTGAAAGAACACATACCTCTGAGTGCACCATGTTGATAAATGCAGCATATCAGACAATGATTTTATTTTCGGTCTTTCAGTCAGTTAAAAAGTCAATTATTCCTCCTACCAAGTTAAAGTATAGTCGTAGTAGAACAACCAAAAATAATATTGACGTGTGCACCATACAGTTCAACTCCTACTTGCATGTTCAACcaatatgcaacatgtcaccactctggCGCGCTGACAAACTTCAGTGCTAATGCTTAATCAGATTGTTAACTTTGATTAAAACTGCAAGAAAAACTAAGGATGTGTTTAAGctattgataaaaaaataataagcaaatcAAATTGGACTGAATTCCAAAGTCAAAATTGCAATGGTTGATTGCAGATGATGTAGTTTGTAATGTTTTGTCCCTTTTCTTGTTATCAAGCTGCAGGTGAATTTTGAAAGGCATTGGATTGCACACTTTGTTACAGGTAGGAAACAGTATATCCAGTTGgggacacatactgtatgtctgaccCATTAACCCTTGATAACCCTTGCACCGCAGGGCTGTGTCCTTTCCTCACTACTCTTCTATATGCACTATGTAGAAATGACTGCACCTCCAGAGATTTTTCTGTCAAACTGTTAAATTTGTTGGTGACATTACACTAATAGGCCTCATTTCAAGCAATGAAGAGTCCATTTACAGTTGAGAGGTGGGACATCTAACAGTATAGTGCAGCCATTATAATATGGACCTTAGTATTCAAAAGACTCTGGATAAGATCATAGATTTCAAAAAACACCAACATGCTTACCTATCATTTGCTCAATAGCTTAGCCGttacaacttattattattattattattataaattattattacatgGCAGAATCATTTAAGTTTATGGACAttgtgctgtcacaaaacctcAAGTGGGATGAAAATATCATTTGTATTATAAAGAAAGATCATCAGAGAATGTAATTTTTGTGCCAGCTGAGGAAAAGCAATCTTCCCCAAGCAGTATCGGTCCTGTTCTACACAACAATCATtaagtccattctgacctcatctgtaaCTGTCTGTTTTGGTTCTGCCTCTGctcaggctaaggccaatctgcaGTGCATCATCAGAACCTGTGAAAGAATGTAGGCAGTACCAACCCATTCAGATCCTATAGGAGCCC
This genomic interval from Erpetoichthys calabaricus chromosome 10, fErpCal1.3, whole genome shotgun sequence contains the following:
- the yipf1 gene encoding protein YIPF1: MAAVDDLQFQEFDDAENLLAVNHDATTISIGDSNENSKKQRKSFRNVPKDEDDDLLGNEESDKTELLAGQRKSAPFWTFEYYQTLFDVDTYQVLDRIKGSVLPIPGKNFVRLYIRSNPDLYGPFWICATLVFAIAISGNISNFLLHVGGPTYHYVPEFRKVTIAATAIYCYAWLVPLALWGFLMWRNSKVMNIVCYSFLEIVCVYGYSLFIYIPTAVLWIIPLEWLRWVSVVCAMCLSGSVLVLTFWPAVRDDQRRIAVATVSAIVILHALLAIGCKTYFFDPPEAGNQIQSPLPSTSNVTIKSASQKT